In one Diabrotica virgifera virgifera chromosome 7, PGI_DIABVI_V3a genomic region, the following are encoded:
- the LOC126887955 gene encoding inducible metalloproteinase inhibitor protein-like, with protein MKSYLMLTLIIVVLLFYIAEVETTPRVPLAPPPGTCLPPGGITWINCTRPNEFYDCGSACQTTCKTLGAVCPIINVRCNDDCYCIKGFARDDKNKCIPIEDCPKRHPCEDPCKSC; from the exons ATGAAGTCATATTTGATGTTAACTCTAATTATTGTGGTTTTACTGTTTTATATTGCCGAAGTGGAAACTACTCCTAGGGTGCCTTTAGCTCCACCACCTGGAACTTGTTTGCCACCTGGAG gtATTACTTGGATTAATTGTACAAGACCTAACGAGTTTTACGATTGTGGTAGCGCTTGTCAAACCACGTGTAAAACATTAGGAGCGGTTTGTCCTATTATAAACGTACGATGTAACGACGATTGTTATTGTATAAAGGGATTCGCAAGGGATGACAAAAATAAGTGTATACCAATAGAAGACTGTCCGAAACGTCATCCTTGCGAAGATCCTTGTAAAAGCTGTTAA